The Armatimonadia bacterium nucleotide sequence TGGCCGTCGGCTTCGGGGTCTTCCTCTTCAGTTCGATGTTCGGCAGGATCCTTGGTGGGGGAGACGTGAAGCTCCTGATGGCCATCGGTGCCATCCAAGGTCCCGTCTTCCTCCTCTGGACCCTCATGTATATGGCCCTGATCGGTGGGGTCCTGGCTATCGTGGTCTCGCTTTGGCATCGCGACCTGTTCGCCAGTCTCCGACGTCTGGCCGGGGGGCTCATGATGCGGGCCTTTGCCAGGGTGCCGATTGACGTCGGCAACACAAAGACCACGGCAAAGTTGCCCTACGCGATCCCGATCGCCCTTGGTAGCTATGTCGCACTTTATGTCGTGACCTTCCATGGGCTGCACTAGGCATCCTATCAGTATCGCAGGGCAGGGGATGGTGAGCATG carries:
- a CDS encoding A24 family peptidase translates to MTMTIVSAVLMSAMVAIAVYSDVRLGRIYNAVTAPCALLGLVLNGVSDGMDGVTSSLLGLAVGFGVFLFSSMFGRILGGGDVKLLMAIGAIQGPVFLLWTLMYMALIGGVLAIVVSLWHRDLFASLRRLAGGLMMRAFARVPIDVGNTKTTAKLPYAIPIALGSYVALYVVTFHGLH